From a region of the Mycobacteroides saopaulense genome:
- a CDS encoding MlaD family protein, with translation MTAPVQSGGVLESISRGLLSIGDVFKRSWKWLSVVGLVAILVVCVGYVMFGTLKVNPIESDYQVKVQLHESGGLLPNQEVTLRGVPIGRVQSVKLEKGGVVATAAIEGSVKLPVDSEVRVSGLSPAGEQYLDFRPTTNNGPFLGNNSIVALGKATTPITLAQVLADSDGLLAQLDTEKLSTLRKELGVSAQGPEKLADIFDGGTFLITTLDGVLPETVTLLKSSKVTFSTLVDLNSGLDATGQQLGSTFAGLKKMDGGFRTLLERAPQTLHGVDNLFTDNSDTMVQLLGNLATVAQLNYVRVPALNALFPGPEVRGSMLESAASIFHDGAVWALADLLYPRPTCDYATPRKPVSDASFYEPALYSTYCANPDPAMLVRGARNAPRPADDDTAGPPPNADLAKVSDPTPRGKWSVPTPYGGPQWPLPIPGDAPLPPEAPAPPPGFGNTPPTGR, from the coding sequence ATGACCGCCCCCGTGCAGTCCGGTGGCGTGCTGGAATCGATATCGCGCGGTCTGCTGTCGATAGGTGACGTGTTCAAGCGCAGCTGGAAATGGCTGTCGGTTGTCGGCTTGGTGGCGATCCTCGTCGTCTGCGTCGGCTACGTGATGTTCGGGACATTGAAGGTGAACCCGATCGAGTCCGATTACCAGGTGAAGGTGCAGCTGCACGAATCCGGTGGGTTGCTGCCGAACCAGGAAGTCACCCTGCGCGGGGTGCCGATCGGCCGGGTGCAATCGGTCAAACTGGAGAAGGGCGGCGTCGTCGCGACCGCGGCCATCGAGGGTTCGGTGAAGCTTCCGGTCGACAGCGAGGTCAGGGTTTCCGGCCTGTCACCGGCCGGCGAGCAGTATCTCGATTTCCGGCCGACGACGAACAACGGCCCCTTTCTGGGGAACAACAGCATCGTCGCGCTGGGCAAGGCGACCACCCCGATAACGCTCGCGCAGGTGCTGGCGGATTCCGATGGTCTACTGGCGCAGCTGGATACCGAGAAGCTGAGCACTCTGCGCAAGGAGTTGGGGGTCAGTGCGCAGGGGCCGGAGAAGCTCGCCGACATCTTCGACGGCGGCACCTTCCTGATCACCACCCTGGATGGCGTACTGCCGGAAACGGTGACGCTGCTCAAGTCCAGCAAGGTGACGTTCTCCACGTTGGTGGACCTCAACTCGGGTCTGGACGCCACCGGTCAGCAATTGGGCAGCACCTTCGCCGGTCTGAAGAAGATGGACGGCGGTTTCCGGACTCTGCTGGAGCGGGCTCCACAGACCCTTCACGGTGTGGACAACCTTTTCACCGACAACTCCGACACCATGGTGCAACTGCTGGGCAATCTCGCGACGGTCGCGCAGCTGAACTACGTGCGTGTCCCGGCCCTCAACGCGTTGTTCCCCGGGCCTGAGGTGCGTGGGTCGATGCTGGAAAGCGCGGCGTCGATCTTCCACGACGGCGCCGTCTGGGCACTTGCCGACCTGCTGTATCCGCGACCCACGTGCGATTACGCCACGCCCCGCAAGCCGGTCTCGGACGCCAGCTTCTACGAACCGGCGTTGTACTCCACCTACTGCGCCAACCCCGATCCGGCGATGCTGGTTCGTGGTGCGCGCAACGCGCCGCGTCCCGCCGACGACGACACCGCGGGCCCGCCGCCCAACGCGGACCTGGCCAAGGTGTCCGATCCGACGCCGCGCGGCAAGTGGAGCGTTCCCACGCCGTATGGTGGACCGCAGTGGCCTCTCCCGATTCCAGGCGACGCACCCTTGCCTCCCGAGGCGCCTGCACCGCCGCCCGGTTTCGGCAATACTCCACCTACCGGACGCTAG
- a CDS encoding nucleoside permease, whose protein sequence is MNLSARLVVMNFLQFFVWGAWLLTLGAYWFNNKHWSGAHFGATFSTMGIAAILTPPIMGVIADKWINAEKLYGIVHLGGAAALFSLPLVTSPTVFFWVLLLNMLCYMPSLSLAITVAFNALKSAGKDTVTSFPPIRVWGTVGFIAALHTVSLLGLETSTGQFYVAGTAALLLGLYAFTLPPCRPKLGSPTLDRAHTAVADRFGLTAFTLFRERKMAVFFIFAMLLGGALQLTNAYGDTFLHDFANVEEYKNLFAVEHPAIIMSISQISETLFILAIPFFLLRFGIKTVMLMSMVAWTLRFGLFAYGNPGDGLWMIVLSCIVYGMAFDFFNVSGQLFVEDQCDPAIRASAQGLFMLMTNGVGAMLGSLVSGAVIEYFFTYPDGSKDWHGIWLSFAGYAFAVTVAFFVLFRHKPGEGADEKSTATVGV, encoded by the coding sequence ATGAACCTCTCTGCCCGCCTCGTCGTCATGAACTTCCTGCAGTTTTTCGTGTGGGGAGCATGGCTGCTGACGCTCGGTGCCTACTGGTTCAACAACAAGCACTGGTCAGGGGCACACTTCGGCGCCACCTTCTCCACGATGGGTATCGCCGCGATCCTCACGCCTCCGATCATGGGCGTGATCGCCGACAAATGGATCAACGCCGAAAAGCTCTACGGCATCGTGCATCTAGGCGGGGCAGCCGCACTTTTCAGCCTTCCCCTGGTGACCAGCCCCACCGTGTTCTTCTGGGTTCTGCTCCTGAACATGCTGTGTTACATGCCGTCGCTGTCGCTGGCCATCACGGTCGCCTTCAACGCCCTCAAAAGCGCCGGCAAGGACACCGTCACCAGCTTCCCTCCCATCCGGGTGTGGGGCACCGTGGGATTCATCGCCGCACTACATACGGTGAGCCTGCTGGGGCTGGAAACCTCGACGGGCCAGTTCTACGTCGCCGGGACGGCGGCGCTGCTCCTCGGCCTCTACGCCTTCACCCTGCCGCCCTGCCGTCCAAAATTGGGCTCGCCGACGCTGGATCGCGCACACACCGCGGTCGCCGACAGATTCGGCCTCACCGCCTTCACGCTCTTTCGTGAGCGCAAGATGGCGGTCTTCTTCATCTTCGCCATGCTGCTTGGCGGAGCCCTTCAACTCACCAACGCCTACGGCGACACGTTCCTGCATGATTTCGCCAACGTCGAGGAGTACAAGAACCTCTTCGCCGTCGAGCATCCGGCCATCATCATGTCCATCTCGCAAATCTCCGAGACTTTGTTCATCCTGGCCATCCCATTCTTCTTGCTCCGCTTCGGAATCAAGACGGTCATGCTCATGAGCATGGTGGCGTGGACCTTGCGTTTCGGACTGTTCGCCTACGGCAATCCCGGGGACGGGCTCTGGATGATCGTACTGTCCTGCATCGTCTACGGCATGGCCTTCGATTTCTTCAACGTCTCAGGCCAGCTGTTCGTCGAGGACCAATGCGACCCCGCGATCCGGGCGAGTGCGCAGGGCCTGTTCATGCTCATGACCAACGGCGTAGGTGCCATGTTGGGCAGCCTCGTCAGCGGGGCTGTCATCGAGTACTTCTTCACCTACCCCGATGGCAGCAAGGATTGGCACGGCATCTGGCTCAGCTTCGCAGGGTACGCATTCGCCGTCACCGTCGCGTTCTTCGTGCTGTTTCGCCACAAACCGGGCGAAGGCGCCGACGAAAAGTCGACCGCTACCGTGGGGGTGTGA
- a CDS encoding phosphotransferase family protein, translated as MHKDVSADSDGPAGEESLDADAIPASLLEYLNRELGEEVSIRRLSAGHSNLTYVVTGSSGTQWIMRRPPFGRLQAGAHDVMREYRVLDALSAAPVRVPRVTLASTDADIFGAPFYLMERQEGEVIRDVSPEWFVGPARHELVLDLAVALAEIHNADSMRLVEAKLGRESGYLARQLKTWGGQWESIKELPTGRDLEDHTAITTWLTENYPGDRPSAVVHGDYKLDNVLVDPATARITAVLDWEMATVGDPLADLGYLLYMTPEPGGPIAMTELTGSVTAQEGCPSHAEIAEAYRAARTGDQSYWTPEDLIYYQVLGGWKLATLLEVSYQRHLAGTTDDPFFAELEEGVPRLLSVARSLIPTAG; from the coding sequence ATGCACAAAGATGTGTCCGCTGACTCTGATGGTCCCGCCGGCGAGGAATCGCTGGATGCCGATGCCATTCCCGCGAGCCTTTTGGAGTACCTCAACCGCGAGCTGGGGGAGGAGGTCAGCATCCGTAGGCTCTCGGCCGGGCATTCGAATCTGACCTATGTGGTCACGGGAAGCTCTGGTACGCAGTGGATCATGCGACGCCCGCCGTTCGGGCGGCTACAGGCCGGGGCCCACGATGTGATGCGCGAGTACCGAGTGCTCGATGCGCTCAGCGCGGCGCCGGTACGCGTGCCGCGTGTGACCCTGGCCAGCACCGATGCCGACATCTTCGGCGCTCCGTTTTATCTGATGGAGCGTCAGGAAGGCGAGGTGATCAGGGACGTCTCGCCGGAATGGTTCGTCGGCCCGGCGCGCCACGAGCTGGTGCTCGACCTGGCCGTTGCGCTGGCGGAGATCCACAACGCCGATTCCATGCGGTTGGTCGAGGCCAAACTGGGCCGTGAATCCGGTTACCTAGCACGGCAATTGAAGACATGGGGTGGGCAATGGGAATCGATCAAAGAGCTGCCTACCGGCCGCGATCTGGAGGACCACACAGCCATCACCACATGGCTCACCGAGAACTATCCGGGAGATCGGCCGTCGGCTGTGGTGCACGGCGACTACAAGCTGGACAACGTGCTCGTCGATCCGGCGACGGCGCGGATCACCGCGGTGCTGGACTGGGAGATGGCGACAGTCGGTGACCCGCTGGCGGATCTGGGGTACCTGCTGTACATGACCCCTGAGCCGGGTGGCCCGATCGCCATGACGGAGCTCACGGGTTCGGTGACGGCGCAGGAAGGCTGCCCCTCCCACGCCGAGATCGCCGAGGCCTACCGAGCAGCGCGTACTGGAGACCAAAGCTATTGGACACCAGAGGATTTGATCTACTATCAGGTGCTGGGTGGATGGAAGCTCGCCACGCTGCTGGAGGTGTCCTACCAACGGCATCTGGCCGGAACCACCGACGACCCGTTCTTCGCTGAGCTGGAAGAGGGAGTGCCCAGGCTGCTTTCGGTGGCTCGCAGCCTGATTCCGACTGCTGGTTAG
- a CDS encoding MCE family protein, producing the protein MSINVTQQGSTARRVFMIGAVSVLVVLALVGGYLGLRKAGVVDDKITVTAQFDEGSGLFVGNVVEVLGLPVGAIESVEAKGTYVEVKFNVDKDVKVPANVIAAAFTSSVLTDRHVALSPPYTEGPVLKDGDLIPLDRTRTPVGFDRVLATVDKLASAMKGDGKGGGPAADLVNIGAQAAAGNGEQVKTALDELSKALKMTTDGAETKDQLTTIIKSVSSLVNAMNENDKAIRQFGSAVHGTADVLAAERFGTGNTGRKANEVLKSTAELIEKNRDVIKGLLGNSNVTLQSLSDNQRELKETLDLLPLLLDNVDRSIDPVNGSLRLHPMLDKLLFESQFTKEICNMMGLRQLGCSTGTMADYGPDFGLTYMLDGMARMGQ; encoded by the coding sequence ATGAGCATCAACGTGACACAGCAGGGGTCCACGGCCCGCCGGGTGTTCATGATCGGCGCGGTGTCGGTGCTCGTCGTGCTGGCGCTTGTCGGTGGCTATCTGGGTCTGCGCAAGGCCGGCGTGGTTGACGACAAGATCACCGTCACCGCCCAATTCGATGAGGGTTCGGGCCTTTTCGTCGGCAACGTGGTCGAGGTGCTCGGGCTGCCGGTGGGAGCGATCGAATCGGTCGAGGCCAAGGGCACCTATGTCGAGGTCAAGTTCAACGTCGACAAGGACGTGAAGGTACCGGCGAACGTCATCGCCGCGGCCTTCACCAGCTCGGTACTCACCGACCGGCACGTCGCACTGAGCCCGCCGTACACCGAGGGTCCGGTGCTCAAGGACGGCGACCTTATTCCGCTGGATCGCACCCGCACCCCGGTCGGATTCGACCGCGTGCTGGCCACCGTCGACAAGCTCGCCTCAGCGATGAAGGGCGACGGGAAGGGCGGCGGTCCGGCCGCCGATCTGGTCAATATCGGGGCTCAGGCAGCAGCCGGTAACGGTGAGCAGGTCAAGACGGCGCTGGACGAACTGTCCAAGGCGTTGAAGATGACCACCGATGGCGCCGAGACCAAGGATCAGTTGACCACGATCATCAAGAGCGTGAGCTCCTTGGTGAACGCAATGAATGAGAATGACAAGGCAATTCGGCAGTTCGGCTCGGCTGTACACGGCACTGCCGACGTGTTGGCCGCCGAACGGTTCGGCACAGGGAACACGGGTCGCAAGGCCAACGAGGTCTTGAAGAGCACCGCGGAGCTCATCGAGAAAAACCGCGATGTCATCAAGGGTCTCCTGGGGAACAGCAATGTCACCCTGCAGTCGTTGAGCGATAACCAGCGTGAGCTCAAGGAGACTCTGGATCTGCTGCCGCTACTACTGGACAACGTCGATCGATCGATCGATCCGGTCAACGGGTCGCTGCGCTTGCATCCGATGTTGGACAAGCTGCTCTTCGAGAGCCAGTTCACCAAGGAAATCTGCAACATGATGGGTCTGCGGCAGCTCGGATGCAGCACCGGGACGATGGCCGATTATGGTCCCGACTTCGGGCTGACCTACATGCTCGACGGCATGGCCAGGATGGGGCAGTGA
- a CDS encoding MCE family protein: MKNFRAAAIGLSLFVVFAIGVTTLVYGTLRRDTTGSTKNYTAIFTDVTGVRVGDDVRIAGVRVGRVDSIELDGSLAKLKFRVKSNQNLYGNTIVAVTYQNIIGQRYISLSRGIDGSPERLPEGSVIPVERTEPSFDVGALLNGFEPLFTLLDPKQVDNLSNGLIDAFAGDKGALAHVVAQTTEITKSFAGRDQSLGGLIDNLNTVLDNVAKQNDNLDQLVIQGQNVVGELDNRRQNLVSSIGSATHVVSRIQTIGDNVYPQMQELVYREPGTAAHILANKDQFAFLGSNLPLLLKGLARTTQDGAYGNSYACQLNINGFFPGLNDLVPAIVRHATHGGVAKYTPKCRGIE; encoded by the coding sequence ATGAAGAACTTCCGGGCCGCGGCGATCGGGCTGTCGCTGTTCGTCGTGTTCGCGATCGGCGTGACAACGCTGGTGTACGGGACCCTGCGCCGCGACACCACCGGGTCGACCAAGAACTACACCGCGATTTTCACCGATGTCACCGGCGTGCGGGTGGGTGACGATGTGCGCATCGCAGGTGTGCGGGTGGGACGCGTCGACTCCATCGAGCTGGACGGTTCACTCGCCAAGCTCAAGTTCCGCGTCAAGAGCAACCAGAACCTGTACGGCAACACGATTGTCGCGGTGACTTACCAGAACATCATCGGTCAGCGCTACATCTCGCTGTCCCGCGGTATCGATGGCAGCCCGGAGCGGCTACCCGAAGGCAGTGTCATTCCGGTGGAGCGGACCGAACCCTCCTTCGACGTCGGTGCGCTGCTCAATGGATTCGAGCCGCTGTTCACCCTCCTGGACCCCAAGCAGGTCGACAACCTGTCCAACGGGCTCATCGACGCATTCGCCGGTGACAAGGGCGCGCTGGCCCACGTCGTGGCGCAGACCACCGAGATCACGAAGTCCTTTGCCGGGCGCGATCAATCGCTGGGTGGCCTGATCGACAACCTCAACACCGTCCTGGACAACGTCGCCAAGCAGAACGACAACCTCGACCAGTTGGTCATCCAGGGCCAGAACGTCGTCGGTGAACTGGACAACCGGCGTCAGAACCTGGTCTCGTCGATCGGTTCCGCGACGCATGTGGTCAGCCGGATCCAGACCATCGGCGACAACGTCTATCCGCAGATGCAGGAGCTCGTCTACCGCGAGCCCGGCACTGCCGCGCACATCCTGGCCAACAAGGATCAGTTCGCCTTCCTGGGCTCCAACCTGCCGTTGCTGCTCAAGGGCCTTGCTCGCACGACTCAGGATGGCGCGTATGGCAACTCGTACGCCTGCCAGCTGAACATCAACGGGTTCTTCCCGGGTCTCAATGACCTGGTCCCCGCCATTGTCCGGCACGCCACGCACGGTGGTGTCGCGAAGTACACACCGAAATGCCGAGGGATCGAATGA
- a CDS encoding MCE family protein — MSPRERKLEDRSKFWIGMIAVGVVAAIIASMLLYRQIGFGYTRYQAEFAQAAQLKKGDYVSVAGVDVGEVKSVVLDGTKVLVDMRVRDEVKLGAETQAAIKTTTLLGSRYVELRPRGAGAIPNKRIALSHTEVPYDLQALLADTAATYEQVDATKLAQSIDILAKQLDGLPEALPEAMRNLKDLSGIVSTRRTQIGELLKSASTVTATLHRQQANLGHLVFQGRDLLGEFVSRKASFQRLMASITKVVDLLSKVVVKDRPAFEKLLQQLRDVTAMASDHDDYMRNLLQILPVPLRNFTNATGSGYSMGINLTNGLIVDNWMCAISSRAQQWGLLEYFKDCA; from the coding sequence ATGAGCCCCCGTGAACGTAAGCTAGAAGACCGCAGCAAGTTCTGGATCGGCATGATCGCCGTGGGCGTCGTCGCCGCGATCATCGCATCGATGCTGCTGTACCGCCAGATCGGTTTCGGATACACCCGCTATCAGGCCGAATTCGCACAGGCCGCCCAGCTCAAGAAGGGCGACTACGTCAGCGTCGCGGGCGTCGACGTCGGCGAGGTGAAAAGTGTGGTCCTCGACGGCACCAAGGTGCTGGTCGATATGCGGGTGCGTGACGAAGTGAAGCTGGGTGCCGAGACGCAGGCGGCGATCAAGACCACCACACTGCTCGGTTCGCGTTACGTCGAGCTGCGGCCACGCGGTGCCGGCGCCATTCCTAACAAGCGAATCGCTTTGTCGCACACCGAGGTGCCCTACGACCTGCAGGCTCTGCTTGCCGACACCGCAGCCACCTACGAGCAGGTCGACGCGACGAAGCTGGCCCAGTCGATCGACATCCTGGCCAAGCAACTCGACGGGTTGCCCGAGGCGCTGCCCGAGGCGATGCGCAATCTGAAGGACTTGTCGGGGATTGTCTCCACCCGGCGGACTCAGATCGGTGAGCTGCTCAAGAGCGCGTCCACCGTCACCGCGACGCTGCACCGCCAGCAGGCGAACCTGGGACACCTGGTCTTTCAGGGGCGCGATCTGTTGGGAGAGTTCGTGTCCCGCAAGGCGTCATTCCAGCGTTTGATGGCATCGATCACCAAGGTCGTCGACCTGCTGAGCAAGGTTGTCGTCAAGGACCGGCCGGCCTTCGAGAAGCTGTTGCAGCAGCTGCGGGACGTCACGGCAATGGCCAGCGATCACGACGACTACATGCGAAATCTGTTGCAGATCCTGCCCGTTCCGCTGCGTAACTTTACGAACGCGACCGGCTCGGGGTACTCCATGGGCATCAACTTGACCAACGGTCTGATCGTGGACAACTGGATGTGCGCCATCAGTAGCCGCGCGCAGCAGTGGGGCCTGCTCGAGTACTTCAAGGACTGCGCATGA
- a CDS encoding DUF456 domain-containing protein, with product MTIGGLLLVGLGIAIGMVGIVVPMVPGTGLVVLSIGVWALVESTTKGWVVLGIVVALAAATTVVKYVWPAQRMREAGVPTLSLVVGGIAAIVGFFVIPVVGLVIGFVLGIYLAEFIRRSSQKQAWGATVTAVKAVATSIGIEMVGAMVSAGIWLGAVLV from the coding sequence ATGACTATCGGTGGGCTGCTGCTCGTCGGCCTGGGAATCGCCATCGGAATGGTCGGCATCGTGGTGCCGATGGTTCCCGGCACGGGACTGGTCGTACTGTCCATCGGCGTCTGGGCGCTTGTCGAATCCACCACGAAGGGTTGGGTGGTCCTCGGCATTGTGGTCGCGCTGGCCGCCGCGACCACGGTGGTCAAGTACGTGTGGCCCGCGCAGCGCATGCGCGAGGCCGGGGTGCCCACGCTCAGTCTGGTGGTGGGCGGGATCGCGGCGATTGTCGGCTTTTTCGTAATTCCGGTGGTGGGCTTGGTGATCGGCTTTGTGCTCGGTATCTACCTCGCCGAGTTCATTCGTCGCAGCAGCCAGAAACAGGCATGGGGAGCGACCGTCACCGCGGTGAAGGCGGTGGCCACGTCGATCGGCATCGAGATGGTGGGTGCGATGGTCTCGGCGGGAATCTGGCTCGGCGCTGTGCTGGTCTGA
- a CDS encoding crotonase/enoyl-CoA hydratase family protein, whose translation MADEVLIEQRDRVLLITINRPDARNAVNRAVSQGLAAAADQLDSSDDLSVAIITGAGGNFCAGMDLKAFVSGEAVLSERGLGFTNVPPRKPIIAAVEGFALAGGTELVLSCDLVVAGRSAKFGIPEVKRGLVAGAGGLLRLPNRIPYQVAMELALTGDSFTAEDAAKYGFINRLVDDGQALDTALELATKITANGPLAVAATKRIIIESASWAPEEAFAKQGEILMPIFVSEDAKEGAKAFAEKRAPVWKGK comes from the coding sequence ATGGCCGACGAAGTCCTGATCGAACAGCGTGACCGTGTCCTACTGATCACCATCAACCGACCGGACGCGCGTAACGCGGTCAACAGGGCCGTCAGCCAGGGGCTTGCCGCGGCCGCGGATCAGCTGGACAGCTCCGATGACCTGTCCGTCGCCATCATCACCGGTGCGGGTGGGAACTTCTGCGCCGGAATGGATCTCAAGGCCTTCGTGAGTGGCGAGGCGGTACTGTCCGAGCGCGGTCTCGGCTTCACCAACGTACCGCCACGCAAGCCGATCATCGCGGCAGTGGAGGGCTTCGCCCTGGCCGGTGGCACCGAGCTGGTGCTGTCCTGCGACCTGGTGGTGGCCGGCCGCAGCGCCAAGTTCGGTATCCCCGAGGTCAAGCGCGGCCTGGTGGCCGGGGCCGGTGGCCTGCTGCGTCTGCCGAATCGCATCCCCTATCAGGTCGCCATGGAGCTTGCGCTCACCGGCGACTCCTTCACCGCCGAGGACGCCGCCAAGTACGGGTTCATCAACCGGCTCGTCGACGACGGGCAGGCCCTGGACACCGCGCTGGAGCTGGCCACCAAGATCACCGCGAACGGTCCGCTGGCTGTCGCGGCCACCAAGCGCATCATCATCGAGTCGGCGAGCTGGGCACCCGAGGAGGCATTTGCCAAGCAGGGCGAGATCCTGATGCCGATCTTCGTGTCCGAGGACGCCAAGGAGGGCGCGAAGGCATTCGCCGAGAAGCGTGCCCCTGTATGGAAGGGCAAGTAG
- a CDS encoding tyrosine-protein phosphatase, which produces MTISSAATTASSENNPDNPVEGIWNFRDVGGADSPVTIRPGVLFRSSELSGLTPAGAQTLRAFGVTDLYDLRSPTEIARTGSDRVDSGIRVHEVPFATPAAGEERAPHEIAYRQMMIESMTAGRSPDPASQVNFMLAEYRRFVELPGTLVALKAVASQLASGATALVHCAAGKDRTGLLVGLVLHAVGVDYTDIAADYLRSNAAIGAMRAHISAQMEAAEPELAQTMAAMLSDEVLGVREEYLDTGFSQVASVFGTPEAMLVAAGVDATGLTTLRAALT; this is translated from the coding sequence GTGACGATCTCCAGCGCCGCGACGACGGCGTCCTCCGAAAACAACCCAGACAACCCCGTAGAGGGCATCTGGAACTTCCGGGACGTGGGCGGCGCGGATTCCCCCGTCACCATCCGGCCCGGAGTGCTGTTCCGATCCTCCGAGCTCAGCGGCCTGACCCCGGCAGGCGCCCAGACGCTACGAGCCTTCGGCGTCACCGACCTGTACGACTTGCGCAGCCCCACCGAGATCGCACGCACCGGATCGGACAGGGTGGACAGCGGAATCCGGGTACACGAAGTCCCGTTCGCCACCCCCGCGGCCGGCGAGGAGCGCGCCCCCCACGAGATCGCCTACCGGCAGATGATGATCGAAAGCATGACCGCGGGCCGCAGCCCGGACCCGGCGTCGCAGGTGAACTTCATGCTGGCCGAGTATCGCCGGTTCGTCGAACTCCCCGGCACACTGGTCGCCCTCAAGGCGGTAGCCAGTCAACTCGCCAGCGGTGCAACGGCTTTGGTTCACTGTGCGGCGGGCAAAGACCGAACCGGGCTCCTCGTCGGGTTAGTGCTGCACGCGGTGGGCGTCGACTACACCGACATCGCCGCCGACTACCTGCGCAGCAACGCGGCGATCGGTGCCATGCGGGCGCACATCTCGGCGCAGATGGAAGCCGCCGAACCCGAGCTGGCGCAGACCATGGCGGCCATGCTCTCCGATGAGGTGCTCGGTGTCCGCGAGGAATACCTCGATACCGGATTCAGCCAAGTCGCAAGTGTTTTCGGCACACCGGAGGCGATGCTGGTCGCGGCCGGGGTCGACGCGACAGGCCTCACGACGCTACGCGCCGCGCTTACCTAA
- a CDS encoding MlaD family protein — protein sequence MREVKISKLRLAALATVGALAVSACTPPGLDSLPLPAPNMGSQSYKLTARFANALNLPAKAKVRLGGADVGEVESMDAVDYVAVVQLRIREGVRLPVGTTAQLRTATPLGDVFVAVTPPATPSGQLLKDGGTLDLDNTSSAATVEGVLASAAVLVNGGVIRNLTHVVNGLGKSSGGNGSNGIVFGDIVKQSDQLMGTLNGRSAQIQNSLDKTSQLASTLSAREKTINDLLESGAPALKAIDPHQVTDLANTAGHISDQLAKFPSIQGTDTRSMIADFNTVAKGFNDVTVSPDTSLVALNRLLPILIKANAGSALAVDVNMAKLALGNWPDAGYKGDPTFHGPKQADWGYLVGSFKYSLYRLQERVVGQGPNPPAPAPQPEPQPAPAPAPEPGPGR from the coding sequence ATGCGCGAGGTGAAGATTTCCAAGCTCAGGTTGGCCGCGCTGGCCACAGTCGGCGCACTGGCCGTATCTGCTTGCACGCCACCAGGACTCGACAGTTTGCCGCTGCCGGCTCCTAACATGGGCTCGCAGTCCTACAAATTGACCGCGCGATTCGCCAACGCGCTCAATCTGCCCGCCAAGGCGAAGGTGCGCCTCGGTGGCGCCGACGTCGGCGAGGTCGAGTCGATGGATGCCGTCGACTATGTGGCGGTGGTCCAGCTGCGCATCCGCGAGGGTGTGCGATTGCCTGTCGGGACCACTGCACAATTGCGCACGGCGACTCCGCTGGGCGATGTCTTCGTGGCGGTCACCCCGCCGGCCACGCCGAGCGGTCAGCTGCTCAAAGACGGCGGCACGCTGGACCTGGACAACACCTCGTCGGCCGCGACGGTCGAGGGAGTGCTCGCTTCCGCGGCCGTGCTCGTCAACGGTGGGGTGATCCGGAACCTGACACATGTGGTGAACGGGCTAGGAAAGTCCTCCGGCGGTAACGGCAGTAACGGCATCGTGTTCGGTGACATCGTCAAGCAGTCTGACCAGTTGATGGGTACGCTCAACGGCCGGTCCGCGCAGATCCAAAACTCGCTGGACAAGACCTCGCAGTTGGCCTCCACGCTCTCGGCACGGGAGAAGACGATCAACGATCTGCTGGAGTCCGGTGCACCCGCGTTGAAGGCGATCGATCCGCATCAGGTCACCGACCTCGCGAACACGGCCGGACATATCTCGGATCAGCTGGCGAAGTTCCCGTCGATTCAGGGCACCGACACCCGCAGCATGATCGCCGACTTCAACACGGTCGCCAAGGGATTCAACGACGTCACGGTGAGCCCGGACACGAGCCTGGTCGCGCTGAACCGTCTGCTTCCGATATTGATCAAGGCCAATGCCGGCAGTGCACTGGCTGTCGACGTCAACATGGCCAAGCTGGCGCTCGGTAACTGGCCCGATGCCGGGTACAAGGGCGACCCGACTTTCCACGGTCCCAAGCAGGCTGACTGGGGTTATCTCGTCGGTAGCTTCAAATACTCGCTGTACCGGTTGCAGGAGCGCGTTGTGGGTCAGGGACCGAATCCGCCCGCCCCGGCACCGCAGCCGGAACCACAACCCGCGCCTGCTCCCGCCCCTGAGCCAGGACCCGGCCGATGA